The DNA window TGAAAATAGATAACGTAAAATTCAGAACCAAAGTAGTGCCGGGAGATACGCTGATTTTCAGACTGAATATGATGTCTGAGATTCGTCGTGGAATTGCCAACATGAAAGGGTTTACTTTTATTGGTGACAGGCTGGTTTCTGAAGCTGAGTTTACCGCGCAAATTGTAAAAAATAAATAATTAAAGTATTATGTCAAACATATCGAATCAGGCTTATGTGCACCCGGAAGCTAAATTGGGTGAAAATGTAACAATTGAACCTTTTGCCTTTATTGACAAAAATACAGAAGTTGGCGATGGTACTATCGTAATGTCGGGTGCTAATGTAAGAAATGGAGCCCGAGTAGGAAGTAATTGCCGCATATTTCCCGGAGCTGTAGTAGGCGGAATACCTCAGGATTTGAAATTCAGAGGAGAGGAAAGCCTTGCAATAGTAGGAAATAATACTACAATAAGAGAGTGTGTTACCATAAACAGAGGTACAGCTTCGAAAGGATATACTAAAGTAGGTAATAGCTGCTTGTTGATGGCATATAGCCATGTCGCACATGACTGCGTGCTGAATGATAACATCATACTTGGTAATGCTACTCAGTTGGCAGGAGAAGTAGAGGTAGAGCACCATGCAATATTGAGTGGCGGAACACTTGTACATCAATTTACTCGTATCGGGGCACATGCAATGATACAGGGTGGAACCCGCCTAGGAAAAGATATTCCTCCGTATATTATTGCAGGACGCGAACCTGTTTGCTTTTCCGGAGTAAATCTTGTCGGATTGCGCAGACATGCTTATAGCAATGAAAAGATAAATGAAATACAAGAAATATACCGTGTAATCTATCAGTCGGGATTCAATTTTTCTGATGCAATCAATAAGATTGAGAGTGAATTTGAAGAAACTCCTGAGATGAGACTGATTGTTGATTTTGTTAAAGGTTCGCCACGAGGCATTGTCAGAGGTTATTTGGGGTAAGTATTGTAAAAAGAATAAATTGTGATCCATTTAGATGTTCTAAATGGATTATTTTTTTATAAAAATATTGTACCTTTGCACCCTCAATTTATATATATGCAAAATATTAGAAATATTGCGATTATCGCACACGTCGATCATGGTAAGACTACTCTTGTTGATAAGATGCTTCTTGCCGGACAATTGTTCAGAGACAATCAATCTACAGGCGAATTAATACTTGACAATAATGATTTGGAGCGTGAGCGAGGGATTACCATCCTTTCCAAAAATGTTTCGATTAATTATAAAGGAACTAAAATCAATATAATAGATACACCCGGACACGCCGACTTTGGTGGCGAGGTTGAACGTGTATTGAATATGGCTGATGGTTGTTTGCTGTTGGTCGATGCATTTGAAGGCCCGATGCCTCAAACCCGTTTTGTGTTGCAGAAAGCTATTCAGATGGGATTGAAGCCAATTGTGGTTATTAATAAAGTGGATAAACCCAACTGTCGTCCTGATGAAGTGCACGAGATGGTTTTCGACTTGATGTTCAGCCTCGACGCATCCGAGGAACAGTTGGATTTCCCTACCATCTATGGATCTGCGAAACAAGCGTGGATGTCGGATGATTGGAGCAAACCAACAGAAGATATAACTCCATTGCTGGACGCTATTGTAAAATATATTCCGGCTCCCGAATATTTGGAAGGAACACCGCAAATGTTGATTACATCATTAGACTATTCTAAATATGTAGGACGTATTGCTATCGGGCGTGTACATCGTGGAGAACTCAAAGAGAATATGGATGTCTCTTTGTGCAAGCGTGATGGAAGTTTTGTAAAAACGAGAATAAAAGAAATAAATATATTCGAAGGACTGGGACGTATAAAAGTACCGAAAGTTCAGTGTGGGGATATTTGTGCCCTGATAGGAATCGAAGGTTTTGAAATTGGCGACTCGATTGCCGACCTGGAAAATCCGGAAGCGTTACCGACAATCGATATCGATGAACCTACTATGTCGATGTTGTTTACCATCAATGATTCTCCTTTCTTTGGGAAAGATGGTAAATTTGTGACATCAAGGCATATTCACGACCGCTTGATGAGGGAGCTCGACCGCAACTTGGCGCTACGTGTTGAAACAACGGACAACTCCGATTCGTGGATTGTTTATGGACGTGGTATTCTGCACTTGTCAATCCTTATCGAGACTATGCGTCGCGAAGGGTATGAGCTGCAAGTTGGTCAGCCAAAGGTTATCATAAAAGATATTGACGGACAAAAATATGAACCGGTAGAGCAATTGACTATCAATTTGCCGGAAGAATATTCAAGTAAAATTATAGACCTTGTGACACGTCGTCGTGGAGAATTGACGATGATGGGTAACAAGAAAGATCGTATCTATCTCGAATTCAATATTCCTTCACGTGGTATTATCGGGTTAAACAATGCTGCACTTACGCTCTCGGCGGGAGAAGCTGTTGTTGCACACCGATTCTTAGAATTCCAACCATGGAAGGGAGATATCGAAAAACGCATGAATGGATCTATTATCGCTAGCGAATCTGGTAATGCGTATGCATATGCTATTGATAAATTGCAAGATAGAGGTAAGTTCTTCCTTGAGCCGCAGACAGATATCTATATGGGGCAAATTGTAGGAGAACATAGCAAAGAAGGAGATCTGGTTGTAAATCTTACAAAATCGAAGAAGTTGACCAATGTGCGTGCTTCGGGGACAGATGATAAGGTGAAGCTTGCTCCTCCTGTTATTTTCAGTCTTGAAGATGCCTTGGAATATATAAAAGGAGATGAGTACGTAGAGGTAACGCCGCATGCGATACGTTTACGTAAAATCTATCTGGACGAAAATGATCGTAAGCGAATGGCAAAAAAGTGATAAAATGTTCATAATAGATTGGGGGTTATCAGATTATTCTGATAGCCCCTTTTCGTTTTTTATACTAGAATTATCTTATAAAGAAGGGTTCTTGTTTTAAGCTGGAGGCTGAAAAGTGACAGTGAAAAAGTGCGTAAAAGGTGTCACTTTTGTCACCTTTTCACTAAAAAGGTTTTTTTACAGCTTGTTATCATAGAAGCTTTAGAGCATTAAAACTTATAAAAAGTGAAGACACCTTATTATTGACAACTTCTGAATCTTATGATTAAACAATTTTTCATACCTTTGCTTCCTTAAAAATAGAGATATCCACATGGCCGATACCAAACAGCAATTTGAACATGTAATAGCGATATGCCGTACTCTTTTTGCCAAAAAGTTGAAAGATTATGGTGCTTCATGGCGTATACTCCGCCCACAATCGGTTACTGACCAGATACTGATAAAAGCAAAACGTATAAGAAGTATCGAAGAAAAGGGCGTGAGCCTTATTGATGAAGGTATTGTTCCCGAGTTTATCGGAATCGTGAATTATGGTATCATTGGCTTGATGCAATTGGAATTGGGTTTTTCGGATAGTATAGATATTACCGAAGAGCAGGCTCTCGCATTGTATGATAAACATATGACTGAAACCAAAGAATTGATGTATGCCAAAAATCATGATTATGATGAGGCATGGCGCTCTATGCGGATTAGTTCATATACAGATCTTATTCTTACAAAGATATATCGGACAAAGCAGATAGAAGAAAACAAAGGCAAGACTATTGTTTCGGAAGGAGTAGATGCCAACTATATGGATATGGTAAACTATTCTCTCTTTGGTTTGATAAAGTTAGAATTTCCTGAAGAGGGATAATTAAATAAATGGGCAAAAAGAAGGATGTAATTATAAAGATTTTAGTAGAAATATCCAGAATTATACTGGGTGTGACCTTTATTTTCTCCGGCTTTGTAAAGGCGGTTGACCCTTTTGGTACGGCTTATAAAATCGAAGATTACTTTGCTGCATTCAATCTTACTTCGCTTTCTTTTTTGTCTATGACAGGTTCTGTTTTGCAAAGTGTTGTAGAATTTGCAATGGGGGCATGTATGCTTTTCGGCTTGTATCGTAAGTGGAATTCACGACTGATGTTGCTGGTTATGGTCTTTATGACGGGGCTTACTTTGTATCTGGCTATAACAGATCCGGTAGAAGATTGCGGATGCTTTGGCGATGCTTTGATAATTACCAATTGGCAGACATTCTATAAAAATATAGTACTGCTTATATGCTCTGTTATAGTATTCTTATATTGTGAGCGTATCAGTAATTGGTTTACAGGTAAAACATACTGGCTGGCATTCTTGTATATCTTTATTTTTATTGGTCTTTTCACATTCCGCAATTATTTATACGATCCTTTGTTCGACTTCCGACCTTATAAAATAGGAGCTAATCTTCCTAAACTGATGAGTGTAGAGAGTGGAAAAGGTAGAGAAGAGAAGACTGTGCTCGTTTATGCGAAGGACGGAGTAGAAAAAGAATTTACTGAAGATAATTATCCTTGGGAAGATAGTACATGGGTTTTTGTGCGAATGGATAATCATGTTATACAAGAAGGAGAAAAGCCTGTTATTAATGACTTTTCTATAAATAAACTTGTATTTAACTCCGATAGGACAGAGGTTGAAACACAATTAGATATTACGCAAGAGGTGTTGTCGGATTCAAATTATGTTTTCTTGATGATAACACCTTCGCTAATAAACATGAGTGATTCTTATCTCAGCCGATTCGAGGATATAGAAAACTATGCAAAAGATCATAATTATCATTTCTTTTGTGTGACCGCATCGCCTACAGATGAGATAATGAAATGGTCAAAAGAGAATACGATAAATTTTGATTTCTGTACAGCTGACGGACGTATGCTAAAAACTGTAATTCGTTCCAATCCCGGGCTTATTCTGTTAAAAGAAGGTATTGTAGTCAACAAATGGGCGGATATAGATGTTCCTGCAGAAGAGTATCTTACAAAACCTTTGACTGATTTGCCTTATGGACAGATGATAGATACGAAGGCCGAAGACAAAAAGAACTTGATAGCTGTGTGTGTTGCATTCTTTTTACCATTGTTGTTTCTGAAAGGATTGGATTTCCTGTTTTTCAGAAAGATGAAGAAAGAAGCTATTACAGAAGAAGAAAATGAAGAAGAAATTAAAGAATAATATATTAATCAATAAAAACAAATATTAAAATCATGAGAAAGAATATTGTTGCAGGAAACTGGAAAATGAACAAGAATCTACAAGAAGGTGTTGCGTTTGCTAAAGAATTAGAAGCTGCATTAGCCGGGAAAACATTAAAATGTGAAGTAATTGTAGGTACTCCATTCATTCATTTGGCAAGCGTAGCTTCATCTACTAAATTGGGTGTTGCTGCTCAAAACTGTGCTGATAAAGTTTCAGGCGCATATACAGGCGAAGTATCAGCTGCAATGGTAGCTTCTACAGGCGCAAAATATGTAATCCTCGGCCACTCTGAGCGTCGTACATACTACGGAGAAACAGATGCTATCTTGAAAGAAAAAGTGCTATTAGCTTTAGCTAACGGATTAAGCCCAATTTTCTGCATCGGTGAAACAAAAGAAGAAAGAGAAACAAATGTACATTTCGATGTTGTAAAAAGACAAACAGTAGATGCATTGTTTAATCTTTCTGCCGAAGACTTTTCTAAAATAGTTATTGCCTACGAACCGGTTTGGGCTATTGGTACAGGTCTTACTGCTACATCTGCTCAGGCTCAGGAAATGCACGCTTTCATCCGTCAGATAATCGCTGACAAATATGGTAAAGAAGTTGCAGATAACACTTCAATCCTATATGGTGGTAGCGCGAACGGAGGAAATGCAAAAGAACTTTTCTCATGTC is part of the Dysgonomonas mossii genome and encodes:
- the lpxA gene encoding acyl-ACP--UDP-N-acetylglucosamine O-acyltransferase: MSNISNQAYVHPEAKLGENVTIEPFAFIDKNTEVGDGTIVMSGANVRNGARVGSNCRIFPGAVVGGIPQDLKFRGEESLAIVGNNTTIRECVTINRGTASKGYTKVGNSCLLMAYSHVAHDCVLNDNIILGNATQLAGEVEVEHHAILSGGTLVHQFTRIGAHAMIQGGTRLGKDIPPYIIAGREPVCFSGVNLVGLRRHAYSNEKINEIQEIYRVIYQSGFNFSDAINKIESEFEETPEMRLIVDFVKGSPRGIVRGYLG
- a CDS encoding DUF1599 domain-containing protein; translation: MADTKQQFEHVIAICRTLFAKKLKDYGASWRILRPQSVTDQILIKAKRIRSIEEKGVSLIDEGIVPEFIGIVNYGIIGLMQLELGFSDSIDITEEQALALYDKHMTETKELMYAKNHDYDEAWRSMRISSYTDLILTKIYRTKQIEENKGKTIVSEGVDANYMDMVNYSLFGLIKLEFPEEG
- the typA gene encoding translational GTPase TypA, which translates into the protein MQNIRNIAIIAHVDHGKTTLVDKMLLAGQLFRDNQSTGELILDNNDLERERGITILSKNVSINYKGTKINIIDTPGHADFGGEVERVLNMADGCLLLVDAFEGPMPQTRFVLQKAIQMGLKPIVVINKVDKPNCRPDEVHEMVFDLMFSLDASEEQLDFPTIYGSAKQAWMSDDWSKPTEDITPLLDAIVKYIPAPEYLEGTPQMLITSLDYSKYVGRIAIGRVHRGELKENMDVSLCKRDGSFVKTRIKEINIFEGLGRIKVPKVQCGDICALIGIEGFEIGDSIADLENPEALPTIDIDEPTMSMLFTINDSPFFGKDGKFVTSRHIHDRLMRELDRNLALRVETTDNSDSWIVYGRGILHLSILIETMRREGYELQVGQPKVIIKDIDGQKYEPVEQLTINLPEEYSSKIIDLVTRRRGELTMMGNKKDRIYLEFNIPSRGIIGLNNAALTLSAGEAVVAHRFLEFQPWKGDIEKRMNGSIIASESGNAYAYAIDKLQDRGKFFLEPQTDIYMGQIVGEHSKEGDLVVNLTKSKKLTNVRASGTDDKVKLAPPVIFSLEDALEYIKGDEYVEVTPHAIRLRKIYLDENDRKRMAKK
- the tpiA gene encoding triose-phosphate isomerase produces the protein MRKNIVAGNWKMNKNLQEGVAFAKELEAALAGKTLKCEVIVGTPFIHLASVASSTKLGVAAQNCADKVSGAYTGEVSAAMVASTGAKYVILGHSERRTYYGETDAILKEKVLLALANGLSPIFCIGETKEERETNVHFDVVKRQTVDALFNLSAEDFSKIVIAYEPVWAIGTGLTATSAQAQEMHAFIRQIIADKYGKEVADNTSILYGGSANGGNAKELFSCPDIDGGLIGGASLDVEKFIPVIEGF
- a CDS encoding BT_3928 family protein, giving the protein MGKKKDVIIKILVEISRIILGVTFIFSGFVKAVDPFGTAYKIEDYFAAFNLTSLSFLSMTGSVLQSVVEFAMGACMLFGLYRKWNSRLMLLVMVFMTGLTLYLAITDPVEDCGCFGDALIITNWQTFYKNIVLLICSVIVFLYCERISNWFTGKTYWLAFLYIFIFIGLFTFRNYLYDPLFDFRPYKIGANLPKLMSVESGKGREEKTVLVYAKDGVEKEFTEDNYPWEDSTWVFVRMDNHVIQEGEKPVINDFSINKLVFNSDRTEVETQLDITQEVLSDSNYVFLMITPSLINMSDSYLSRFEDIENYAKDHNYHFFCVTASPTDEIMKWSKENTINFDFCTADGRMLKTVIRSNPGLILLKEGIVVNKWADIDVPAEEYLTKPLTDLPYGQMIDTKAEDKKNLIAVCVAFFLPLLFLKGLDFLFFRKMKKEAITEEENEEEIKE